From a single Mycolicibacterium mengxianglii genomic region:
- a CDS encoding HIT family protein, whose translation MSCVFCAIVSGQADAVRVYEDDDYLAFLDIRPIVRGHTLVVPKTHTVDLTDTPAETVAGLVTLGQRIARAARASELAADGNNIVINDGKAAFQSVFHLHLHVAPRQDGDKLSFAKGLVVRRDPDREGTARILRDALARL comes from the coding sequence ATGTCTTGTGTGTTCTGTGCCATCGTCTCCGGCCAGGCCGACGCCGTCCGGGTCTACGAGGACGACGACTACCTGGCGTTCCTGGATATCCGCCCGATCGTGCGCGGCCACACCCTGGTGGTTCCGAAGACCCACACCGTCGACCTCACCGACACCCCCGCCGAAACCGTTGCCGGCCTGGTGACCCTCGGTCAGCGCATCGCGCGGGCCGCGCGGGCCTCTGAGCTCGCCGCCGACGGCAACAACATCGTCATCAATGACGGCAAGGCCGCGTTCCAGAGCGTCTTCCACCTGCACCTGCACGTCGCCCCGCGCCAGGACGGCGACAAGCTGTCCTTCGCCAAGGGCCTGGTGGTGCGCCGCGATCCGGACCGCGAAGGTACGGCCCGGATCCTGCGCGACGCGCTGGCCCGGCTTTAG
- a CDS encoding amidohydrolase family protein: MTTRLRPGPIDVHAHWLPEELFGLPPGSPLPPLHGRDGQLHLGELPLSIETDAMTDSERVLADTDAAGLGSRVISAPPFAFPVVNDPGVDGYVSEFNEALTKVCQDSDGRLLGLGLVSLHDADVARKQMDALSSTEVVRGIAVPPLLGSGSFDIEPMRDILRVAVECDMAVLVHPMQLPRPEWSSYYLANLVGNPVETATAAASLVLGGVLEELPGLRIVLLHGGGCAPALVGRWQHGWEQRADVRSAGTRSPREGFADLWFDTLTHDGPALELLQAHAGPGRLMCGSDYPFDMGVALPLDLPRSVGIDIDVLEANARRFLDLGERDTDV, encoded by the coding sequence ATGACCACCAGGCTGCGCCCCGGCCCGATCGACGTCCACGCGCACTGGCTGCCCGAAGAACTCTTCGGGTTGCCACCGGGATCGCCGTTGCCGCCGCTGCACGGTCGTGACGGCCAGCTGCATCTCGGTGAGCTGCCGCTGTCCATCGAGACCGACGCCATGACCGACTCCGAGCGGGTGCTCGCCGACACCGATGCCGCCGGGCTCGGCTCGCGGGTGATCTCGGCCCCACCCTTTGCCTTTCCCGTGGTGAACGACCCCGGCGTCGACGGATACGTCAGCGAGTTCAACGAAGCGCTGACCAAGGTGTGCCAGGACAGTGACGGCCGGTTGTTGGGGCTGGGCCTGGTGTCGTTGCACGACGCGGATGTCGCGCGGAAACAGATGGACGCGCTGAGCTCGACCGAGGTGGTGCGTGGTATCGCGGTACCGCCGCTACTGGGATCGGGGTCATTCGACATCGAGCCGATGCGCGACATCCTTCGGGTGGCCGTCGAGTGCGACATGGCTGTCCTGGTGCATCCGATGCAGCTACCGCGACCGGAGTGGTCGTCCTACTACCTGGCCAACCTGGTCGGAAATCCGGTCGAAACCGCCACCGCGGCAGCCTCATTGGTTCTAGGAGGGGTGCTTGAAGAACTGCCCGGCCTGCGGATCGTGCTACTGCACGGAGGCGGTTGCGCCCCGGCGCTGGTCGGCCGCTGGCAACACGGGTGGGAACAACGCGCCGACGTGCGCAGCGCGGGGACACGTTCACCGCGGGAGGGTTTCGCCGACCTCTGGTTTGACACGTTGACCCATGACGGACCTGCGCTGGAATTGCTGCAGGCACACGCCGGCCCCGGTCGCCTCATGTGCGGCAGCGACTACCCATTCGACATGGGAGTGGCTCTGCCACTGGATCTTCCCCGCAGCGTTGGTATCGACATCGATGTCCTGGAAGCCAACGCGCGACGATTCCTTGATCTCGGAGAAAGAGATACTGATGTCTGA
- a CDS encoding ABC transporter ATP-binding protein, whose product MGSIEIRELVKDFHDRRGNPTRIIDGIDLTISGETFVSVVGPSGSGKTTLLNIVSGIEPHTSGTVNLRSEGQDARVGYVFQDARLLPWRTVIDNLGFVQHERAGWEERARHYLDLVGLSHCADRYPAQLSGGQQQRIGIARAFAVEPDVLLMDEPFSHLDAMTSRTLREHLERLWLESRRTVMFVTHDVIEAVQLSDRIVVLEPGGRIHEIIDVDLPRPRKASDPAVALLQAQVLARFEALEARQGAAV is encoded by the coding sequence ATGGGCTCCATTGAAATTCGCGAACTGGTCAAGGACTTCCACGACCGCCGCGGCAACCCCACCCGGATCATCGACGGGATCGACCTGACGATCTCGGGCGAGACCTTCGTCTCCGTGGTCGGCCCGTCGGGCAGCGGCAAGACGACGCTGCTCAACATCGTTTCCGGCATCGAACCCCACACCTCGGGCACGGTGAATCTGCGTTCTGAGGGGCAGGATGCCCGCGTCGGGTATGTGTTCCAGGACGCTCGCCTGCTGCCGTGGCGCACCGTGATCGACAACCTCGGCTTCGTGCAACACGAGCGGGCCGGCTGGGAGGAGCGCGCGCGGCACTACCTCGATCTGGTGGGCCTGAGCCACTGCGCCGACCGTTATCCGGCCCAGCTCTCCGGTGGGCAGCAACAGCGCATCGGCATCGCACGGGCGTTTGCCGTCGAACCCGATGTGCTGCTGATGGACGAGCCCTTCTCGCACCTCGACGCCATGACCTCGCGGACCTTGCGGGAACACCTGGAACGGCTGTGGCTCGAGTCGCGCCGCACCGTCATGTTCGTCACCCATGACGTCATCGAGGCCGTCCAACTCTCCGACCGCATCGTGGTCCTCGAACCAGGCGGCCGGATCCACGAGATCATCGACGTCGACCTGCCACGCCCCCGCAAGGCCTCCGATCCGGCAGTCGCGTTGCTGCAGGCGCAAGTGCTGGCCCGGTTCGAAGCGCTCGAAGCACGGCAGGGGGCGGCCGTATGA
- a CDS encoding VOC family protein, translating to MSVQPIPQGYTSLTPFLVVDGAAAAIDFYSSVFGATLIEKMDLHGDLIAHAELDFGHGRLQLSDPNPQFGLAAPEVAETVTHSMVLYCDDVEDVVTRAEADGATIREPLSTFATGDRYASLVDPFGQRWAVMTRVEDVSPEERQRRLTQWSAENH from the coding sequence ATGAGCGTGCAACCAATTCCCCAGGGCTACACCAGTCTGACCCCGTTCCTGGTCGTCGACGGTGCGGCGGCGGCGATCGACTTCTACAGCTCGGTGTTCGGTGCCACGCTGATCGAGAAGATGGACCTGCACGGCGACTTGATCGCCCACGCCGAACTCGACTTCGGGCACGGCCGGCTGCAGCTCTCCGACCCCAATCCGCAGTTCGGCCTGGCAGCACCCGAGGTCGCCGAGACCGTCACCCACTCGATGGTGCTGTACTGCGACGACGTCGAGGACGTGGTGACGCGCGCAGAGGCGGACGGCGCCACGATCCGCGAGCCGCTGTCGACATTCGCCACCGGTGACCGTTATGCATCTCTGGTCGACCCGTTCGGCCAACGCTGGGCGGTGATGACGCGGGTGGAGGACGTCAGCCCCGAAGAGCGCCAACGCCGCCTCACCCAGTGGTCTGCCGAGAACCATTAG
- a CDS encoding DUF2293 domain-containing protein, translating to MTTVESRVAHIAEAVLAERQFVTPIDVLVGLGWLKPQGVDYWLRGTTPFLGRLIHKSPDQITGVLDELSVWAHECDLRSWETDYGDRTFTEDADPATERAFRTRWAAAEQPAPRIPRVRPRERKVMAAESSWECVECGVSEDLLLKAKSGGICLDCAGLGHLVFLPAGDAALTRRTKKASRNSAVVVRFNRTRYRTERQGILAENQAIELAAQQCLEDADGPTESVREDFATAIRKQFPGCPPGRVDAIAYHGVLGVLGVKGRNGRRAADREIGPEAVRLAVTSSVRHVDTEYDNLLISGVKPGDARDQVAVRVQAILAQWHAGVVVLD from the coding sequence ATGACAACCGTCGAAAGCCGTGTCGCGCACATCGCCGAAGCCGTTTTGGCCGAGCGGCAGTTCGTCACGCCGATCGACGTCCTGGTCGGTCTCGGCTGGCTGAAACCGCAGGGTGTCGACTACTGGCTACGCGGGACGACTCCGTTCCTGGGCCGGTTGATCCACAAGAGCCCGGATCAGATCACCGGTGTGCTCGACGAGCTGTCGGTCTGGGCTCACGAGTGCGACCTCCGATCGTGGGAAACCGACTACGGCGATCGCACCTTCACCGAAGACGCCGACCCGGCGACCGAACGCGCCTTCCGCACGCGGTGGGCCGCAGCCGAGCAGCCCGCGCCCAGGATCCCACGGGTGCGGCCGCGCGAACGCAAGGTCATGGCCGCGGAAAGTTCCTGGGAGTGTGTCGAATGCGGTGTGAGCGAGGACCTGCTTCTGAAAGCCAAGTCCGGCGGGATCTGCCTGGACTGTGCCGGCCTCGGCCATCTGGTCTTCCTGCCCGCCGGCGACGCCGCGCTGACCCGCCGCACCAAGAAGGCCAGCCGCAACTCTGCGGTCGTCGTCCGCTTCAACAGGACGCGCTATCGCACTGAGCGCCAAGGCATTCTGGCCGAGAACCAGGCCATCGAACTTGCCGCTCAGCAGTGCCTGGAGGACGCCGACGGCCCGACTGAGTCCGTTCGCGAAGACTTCGCCACCGCCATCCGCAAGCAATTCCCCGGCTGCCCACCCGGGCGCGTCGACGCGATCGCCTATCACGGCGTCCTGGGCGTCCTGGGCGTCAAGGGCCGCAACGGCCGCCGTGCCGCCGACCGGGAGATCGGCCCGGAGGCGGTACGGCTGGCCGTCACGTCCTCGGTCCGCCACGTCGACACCGAGTACGACAATCTGTTGATTTCCGGTGTCAAACCCGGCGATGCCCGCGATCAGGTGGCTGTCCGCGTGCAGGCCATCCTGGCGCAGTGGCATGCCGGTGTGGTCGTCCTCGACTAA
- a CDS encoding ABC transporter permease, producing MTSTIIPKVPSWQRHLKTQGSSAIAVIAALLSILAVWQIAVVLGNRVPSPAQTVDRLISEAAIGELWHNLAISMNRFALGLVLALVVGAVIGVLMGMSKLADLAFSDLNAAALAIPAVIWALLTTMWFGFGWLTPVVTVFLSGLPFVIVNIAKATRAVPADLVLMARSFGVPRAKILRHIVAPAVAGSTVAAVRFAIMSAWNGLLLAEWFGSTSGVGWRSRYWYDANQLDGFFAWVLVFILLLVVADLLILGPIERYTTRWRSA from the coding sequence ATGACCTCCACGATCATCCCCAAGGTGCCGTCCTGGCAACGCCACCTGAAAACCCAAGGGTCCTCGGCCATCGCCGTCATCGCAGCGCTGCTGAGCATCCTGGCGGTGTGGCAGATCGCCGTCGTCCTGGGCAACCGGGTGCCTTCACCGGCCCAGACGGTCGATCGCCTGATCTCCGAGGCGGCGATCGGTGAACTGTGGCACAACTTGGCAATCAGCATGAACCGCTTCGCTCTCGGGCTGGTGTTGGCGCTGGTGGTGGGCGCGGTGATCGGCGTGCTGATGGGCATGTCGAAGCTGGCTGATCTGGCGTTCTCGGATCTCAACGCCGCGGCACTGGCGATTCCCGCGGTGATCTGGGCGCTGCTGACAACCATGTGGTTCGGCTTCGGCTGGCTCACCCCGGTGGTGACGGTGTTCCTGTCCGGACTCCCGTTTGTCATCGTCAACATCGCCAAGGCCACCCGTGCGGTACCCGCGGATCTGGTGCTGATGGCACGGTCCTTCGGGGTGCCGCGAGCGAAGATCCTGCGGCACATCGTGGCGCCCGCCGTCGCCGGTTCCACGGTCGCGGCCGTCCGGTTCGCGATCATGAGCGCCTGGAACGGACTGCTGCTGGCGGAGTGGTTCGGTTCCACTTCGGGCGTCGGTTGGCGGTCCCGCTACTGGTATGACGCCAACCAACTCGATGGCTTCTTCGCCTGGGTGCTGGTCTTCATCCTGCTTCTCGTCGTCGCCGACCTCCTGATCCTCGGCCCGATCGAGCGTTATACGACCCGCTGGCGCTCGGCCTGA
- a CDS encoding FAD binding domain-containing protein gives MSESTAVINARHDWSGQRAIIIGGSIGGLTAALLLRRLGFDVDVYERTPTSLDGRGGGIVLQPDSLRWFRECSTQHPEQVSTSTDYVQYIGSDNEVLHRDHLPYRYTSWGTFYRALLADFGSEHYHLGEYAAGFDEFSSGTEESAGVEVRFASGLRERAELVVFADGITSPSRRRISPESELQYSGYVGWRGTVPERDVSPQTFELLHDAITFSVGPHTHINVYPIPSTDGGLAVGERLLNYVWYRNVAEGHELDELMTDKRGFAAKVSLHPGAVQDRFIDKMRTAAIELLAPAAAEVVVRTEEPYLQAVYDAGTSRMALGRVALIGDGASAARPHAAAGTAKAAANAWALFDALAESTDISDALAKWEPGQLELGQRLLHRVKAMGTRSQFDCTWTPGDPDLRFGLYAPGR, from the coding sequence ATGTCTGAGAGCACTGCGGTAATCAACGCCCGCCACGACTGGTCAGGGCAGCGGGCCATCATCATCGGCGGCTCGATCGGAGGATTGACGGCGGCGCTGCTGTTACGCCGGTTGGGTTTCGACGTGGACGTCTACGAGCGCACCCCCACGAGCCTCGACGGCCGCGGCGGCGGGATCGTGCTGCAACCGGACAGCCTCCGCTGGTTCCGCGAATGCAGTACCCAGCATCCCGAACAGGTCAGCACCTCAACGGATTACGTCCAGTACATCGGTTCCGACAATGAAGTCCTGCACCGCGACCACCTGCCGTACCGGTACACCTCGTGGGGCACTTTCTACCGTGCGCTGTTGGCGGATTTCGGTAGCGAGCACTATCACCTCGGTGAGTACGCGGCCGGCTTCGACGAGTTCTCCTCCGGAACCGAGGAGAGCGCGGGCGTGGAGGTGCGCTTCGCCTCGGGGCTGCGGGAACGTGCGGAGTTGGTGGTGTTCGCCGACGGCATCACCTCGCCGAGCCGGCGCAGAATCTCACCGGAGTCCGAACTCCAGTACTCCGGGTACGTGGGCTGGCGCGGCACGGTGCCCGAACGTGATGTCTCCCCGCAGACTTTCGAGTTGCTGCACGACGCCATCACCTTCAGCGTCGGCCCGCACACTCACATCAACGTCTACCCCATCCCGTCCACGGACGGCGGGCTGGCGGTGGGGGAGCGGCTGCTGAACTACGTCTGGTACCGCAACGTGGCCGAGGGACATGAGCTCGACGAGCTGATGACCGACAAGCGCGGCTTCGCTGCCAAGGTGTCGCTGCATCCCGGGGCGGTGCAGGACAGGTTCATCGACAAGATGCGCACCGCGGCAATCGAACTGCTTGCCCCTGCGGCAGCCGAGGTGGTTGTACGCACCGAAGAGCCCTATCTGCAGGCGGTTTACGACGCCGGCACCAGCCGGATGGCCCTGGGCCGGGTGGCGCTCATCGGTGACGGCGCCAGCGCGGCCCGCCCGCACGCTGCCGCGGGTACCGCCAAGGCTGCGGCCAATGCGTGGGCACTGTTCGACGCGTTGGCCGAATCCACCGACATCTCCGACGCGCTTGCCAAGTGGGAGCCCGGGCAGCTGGAGCTGGGGCAGCGGTTGCTGCACCGGGTCAAGGCGATGGGAACGCGTTCACAGTTCGATTGCACCTGGACCCCGGGTGATCCCGACCTACGCTTCGGCCTCTACGCGCCGGGCCGCTGA
- a CDS encoding amidase, which yields MDNIELAFAGAAEQARMLAAGEITAPALTELYLDRIDRLDPELRAYRVVFADSARMEAEVAQHRLDAGERLPLLGVPIAIKDDVDVAGATTTYGSNAHGPAPTKDSEVVRLLREAGAVILGKTAVPEMMIWPFTETVAFGATHNPWDLARTPGGSSGGSAAAVAAGLAPMALGSDGAGSIRIPSTWCGLYGIKPQRDRVPLAPHDDAWCGLSVYGPLAHTVEDAALFLDVTCDKAMPGPQGGFVRAASRPPNRLRIALSTKVPPMLTAYRDAEQRAAVHQAGAVLRELGHDVVVRDIDYPQTAVYGHVLPRYFRGIYDDVRMLPHPERLDSRTRGMAAIGRLFSDTRIAKIRAAEAEVAAHMLTIFDDFDVVITPGAATGPSRVGAYRKRGAVSTLALVAARTPYQAAFNATGQPAAVVPWGLDRHGLPLSIQLVGRPYDEATLLSLSAEIEADHPWADRRPPVS from the coding sequence ATGGACAACATCGAGTTGGCCTTCGCCGGCGCCGCCGAGCAGGCGCGGATGCTGGCGGCCGGTGAGATCACCGCACCGGCCCTGACCGAGCTGTATCTGGACCGCATCGACCGGCTGGACCCCGAACTACGTGCCTACCGGGTGGTGTTCGCCGACTCCGCCCGAATGGAAGCCGAGGTCGCGCAGCATCGGCTGGACGCCGGTGAGCGGTTGCCGCTGCTCGGTGTGCCGATCGCCATCAAGGACGATGTCGACGTGGCCGGTGCGACCACCACCTACGGCAGCAATGCGCACGGTCCGGCACCCACCAAGGACTCCGAAGTGGTGCGACTGCTGCGCGAGGCGGGCGCCGTGATCCTCGGCAAGACCGCGGTCCCGGAGATGATGATCTGGCCGTTCACCGAGACCGTCGCCTTCGGGGCGACCCACAATCCGTGGGACTTGGCACGCACCCCGGGCGGTAGCAGCGGCGGCAGCGCGGCCGCGGTCGCCGCGGGCCTGGCGCCGATGGCGCTCGGGTCCGACGGGGCGGGGTCCATCCGGATCCCGTCGACCTGGTGCGGCCTCTATGGCATCAAACCGCAACGCGACCGGGTGCCCCTGGCTCCGCACGACGACGCGTGGTGCGGGCTGTCGGTGTATGGCCCGCTGGCGCACACCGTCGAGGACGCCGCGCTGTTCCTCGACGTCACGTGTGACAAGGCGATGCCCGGCCCGCAGGGCGGGTTCGTACGCGCCGCATCGCGCCCACCCAATCGGCTGCGAATTGCGTTGAGCACCAAGGTCCCTCCGATGCTGACCGCCTACCGGGACGCCGAACAGCGGGCCGCGGTACATCAGGCCGGGGCGGTGCTGCGGGAGCTGGGACACGACGTGGTGGTGCGCGACATCGACTATCCGCAGACCGCTGTGTACGGCCACGTCCTGCCCCGCTATTTTCGCGGCATCTACGACGATGTGCGCATGCTGCCGCACCCGGAGCGACTCGATTCGCGCACCCGGGGGATGGCGGCGATCGGCCGACTGTTCTCCGACACCCGGATCGCGAAGATCCGGGCCGCGGAAGCCGAGGTGGCCGCCCACATGCTGACGATCTTCGACGACTTCGATGTCGTGATCACGCCCGGGGCCGCCACGGGCCCGTCGCGGGTCGGGGCGTACCGCAAGCGTGGCGCGGTGTCGACGCTCGCGCTGGTTGCCGCCCGGACGCCGTATCAGGCGGCGTTCAATGCGACCGGGCAGCCGGCGGCGGTGGTGCCCTGGGGGTTGGACCGCCATGGGCTGCCGTTGTCGATCCAGTTGGTGGGCCGCCCCTACGACGAGGCGACGCTGTTGTCGTTGAGCGCCGAGATCGAGGCGGATCACCCCTGGGCCGACCGCCGACCTCCGGTCAGCTGA
- a CDS encoding cupin domain-containing protein translates to MTSTHEFLTDAPLAGNLVATNFEGWSDELKAEFESYAYDGHVGSRLLSENERVRVWEIRLEPGQRFHVHRHVLDYFWTAVNAGRSRQHTSDGTTREVAYDAGETRHFTFANGEFLLHDIENVGTGDLVFTTVEHLDSANAPLSLG, encoded by the coding sequence ATGACGAGCACACACGAATTCCTCACCGACGCACCACTGGCGGGCAATCTGGTGGCCACCAACTTCGAAGGCTGGAGTGACGAGCTCAAAGCCGAGTTCGAGTCCTACGCCTACGACGGGCATGTCGGTTCGCGACTGCTGTCGGAGAACGAGCGCGTGCGGGTGTGGGAGATCCGGCTCGAGCCAGGACAGCGCTTTCATGTCCACCGGCACGTGCTGGACTACTTCTGGACCGCGGTGAACGCCGGGCGCAGCCGGCAGCACACCTCCGACGGCACCACCCGCGAGGTGGCCTATGACGCCGGCGAGACGCGGCACTTCACCTTCGCCAACGGTGAGTTCCTGCTGCACGACATCGAGAACGTCGGCACCGGTGACCTGGTGTTCACCACCGTCGAGCACCTGGACTCGGCCAACGCACCGCTGTCGTTGGGCTAA
- a CDS encoding zinc ribbon domain-containing protein: protein MGTTQNKCVTCGAQPREGARFCDSCGSPITAAAVPAEYKQVTVLFADVVRSMTLAPGFAQDYDLAIVTARAVDVTSWATTVLYKYSAIVSGVFLADDTAAHDTAEALAAAQRSGDRFAATQARLAHGVVLVHREGSERDRGADLLTQVREVALAKLFSQSAVDIVDIALAKFRAEADDHGSAITLCTNTIDRLDAAGDKLWPGAATCTLVGALLARGGAGDIDAAAAATEHLATLPTEPGYALHEIPLLRCRALLARARGDDTDYTALVSRYRVRATELDYAGHRELAATM from the coding sequence ATGGGTACGACCCAGAACAAGTGCGTGACCTGCGGGGCCCAGCCCCGTGAGGGCGCCCGGTTCTGCGACTCCTGTGGTTCGCCGATCACCGCCGCGGCCGTGCCCGCCGAGTACAAACAGGTGACGGTACTGTTCGCCGACGTCGTACGATCCATGACCCTGGCCCCGGGTTTTGCCCAAGACTATGACCTGGCCATTGTCACCGCGCGTGCCGTCGACGTGACGAGTTGGGCTACTACGGTGCTGTACAAATACTCGGCGATCGTCTCGGGAGTGTTCCTCGCCGATGACACGGCGGCACACGACACGGCAGAGGCGTTGGCCGCTGCGCAACGCTCAGGCGACCGGTTCGCCGCCACCCAGGCGCGTTTGGCGCATGGCGTGGTGCTGGTCCATCGCGAGGGCTCCGAGCGCGATCGCGGTGCGGATCTACTGACTCAGGTGCGCGAAGTCGCGTTGGCGAAACTGTTCAGCCAGAGCGCGGTCGATATCGTCGACATCGCCCTGGCGAAATTCCGAGCCGAGGCCGACGATCACGGGTCGGCCATTACGTTGTGTACCAACACTATCGACCGGTTGGATGCTGCGGGTGACAAACTGTGGCCGGGAGCGGCGACGTGCACGCTGGTGGGCGCACTGCTGGCCCGCGGCGGGGCGGGCGACATCGACGCGGCCGCCGCGGCGACCGAACATCTGGCGACGCTACCTACTGAGCCCGGGTACGCGCTGCACGAGATTCCACTGCTGCGGTGCCGGGCGCTGCTGGCTCGTGCGCGCGGTGACGACACCGACTACACGGCTCTGGTCAGCCGGTATCGCGTCCGGGCCACCGAACTCGATTACGCCGGGCACCGGGAGCTTGCCGCCACGATGTAG
- a CDS encoding ABC transporter permease: MTQTIAPPKGESEQGDSTSRRGRSAGQPRGPRRWLVSGIALILAVAAWAAAAAWVDDPIVPKPYDVFERVIAITVSGEAFTNFASSITKIVTGFLIAMVGGLLIGFVMGRSKFMTSYFSLPLFVLGNMPGLTYAVFGLLIFGVGAGGPVVVSALVALPFIAMNVAEGVRSVDGNLLAMCHAFGRNRRDVLRHLYLPALATFVFAGVRYGFAMAWKVEALTEVFGASDGVGFMIRKSYQEFQVADMLAWTTLFIIAMILIERGLAYTETRFFAWRKDLA, translated from the coding sequence GTGACCCAGACGATCGCTCCACCCAAAGGGGAATCGGAGCAGGGCGATTCGACCTCCCGTCGCGGGCGGTCAGCAGGCCAACCGCGTGGGCCGCGGCGGTGGTTGGTCTCCGGCATCGCGTTGATCCTGGCGGTCGCTGCCTGGGCAGCCGCCGCAGCCTGGGTCGACGACCCGATCGTGCCCAAGCCCTACGACGTCTTCGAGCGGGTCATCGCCATCACCGTCTCCGGTGAGGCGTTCACCAACTTCGCGTCGAGCATCACCAAGATCGTCACCGGGTTCCTGATCGCCATGGTCGGCGGCCTGCTCATCGGATTCGTCATGGGCCGAAGCAAATTCATGACGTCGTACTTCTCACTACCGCTGTTCGTGCTGGGCAACATGCCGGGTCTGACCTACGCGGTGTTCGGCTTGTTGATCTTCGGCGTCGGGGCCGGTGGCCCGGTCGTCGTCTCCGCGCTGGTGGCTCTACCGTTCATCGCCATGAACGTCGCCGAGGGCGTGCGTTCGGTCGACGGGAACCTGCTGGCGATGTGTCACGCGTTCGGGCGCAACCGCCGTGACGTCCTGCGCCACCTGTACCTGCCGGCGTTGGCCACCTTTGTCTTCGCCGGGGTGCGTTACGGCTTCGCGATGGCGTGGAAGGTCGAGGCGCTGACCGAGGTATTCGGCGCCAGCGATGGCGTCGGCTTCATGATCCGGAAGTCCTACCAGGAGTTCCAGGTCGCGGACATGCTCGCGTGGACAACACTTTTCATCATCGCCATGATCCTCATCGAGCGTGGCCTCGCCTACACCGAAACGCGCTTCTTCGCATGGCGGAAGGATCTCGCATGA
- a CDS encoding DNA-deoxyinosine glycosylase gives MSAPEVVGLPPIVGGQPSVLILGNAPSVLALAAQQYYANPRNAFWRIAGELYGFSPTAPYAERTTALIRQGVAVWDVLRFCRRAGSLDSAVERDSMVANDFDEFFREHPSITRVFFAGGAAEANYRRLVRVDVDVAYTRLPSTSPAHTMPVPVKLAAWRAALG, from the coding sequence ATGAGCGCACCGGAGGTTGTGGGTCTGCCGCCGATTGTCGGCGGACAGCCTTCGGTGCTGATCCTCGGTAATGCGCCCAGCGTGCTGGCGCTGGCCGCCCAGCAGTACTACGCCAATCCGCGCAATGCGTTCTGGCGAATCGCCGGTGAGTTGTACGGGTTCTCGCCGACCGCCCCGTACGCCGAGCGGACGACGGCCTTGATCCGCCAGGGTGTCGCGGTGTGGGACGTGCTGCGGTTCTGCCGCCGGGCCGGGAGTCTGGACTCCGCAGTCGAGCGAGACAGTATGGTCGCCAACGACTTTGACGAGTTCTTCCGAGAGCATCCGAGCATCACCCGGGTGTTCTTCGCCGGCGGGGCCGCGGAGGCCAATTACCGGCGGCTGGTTCGGGTGGACGTTGACGTGGCCTACACCCGGCTGCCCTCGACCAGCCCCGCGCACACCATGCCGGTGCCGGTGAAGTTGGCGGCCTGGCGAGCCGCGCTCGGCTGA
- a CDS encoding AraC family transcriptional regulator: MEACKNAPQPAPQLGVVGRAGSTESFQLSRWAPSAKAGEFVEHFWSVHWDLADGDTHDSTVITFPVVHLTHEWGTDGSRHGYPMPATLVHGVVDTVFRTTLQRSGSVVGARFHPGGFAARFGRDVSAYTGRVVPVDDELFGPAFTVDAERERAGRCLDDAIADHHREPDATYRSLRRLLDGIRDDHAVRRVEQLMERSPWSTRTTQRVFQRYVGVTPKWVLCRYRLQRAALDIETRSAIDLADLAVRHGWYDQAHFSHDFRTMLGCAPGEYANTYRA; this comes from the coding sequence GTGGAAGCTTGTAAAAACGCGCCACAGCCGGCGCCCCAACTGGGGGTGGTGGGCCGTGCGGGCTCCACGGAGTCCTTTCAACTGAGTCGATGGGCGCCGTCGGCGAAGGCGGGGGAGTTCGTCGAGCACTTCTGGTCGGTGCACTGGGACCTGGCCGACGGTGACACCCATGACAGCACTGTCATCACATTTCCGGTTGTGCATCTGACCCACGAATGGGGCACCGATGGGTCACGGCACGGTTACCCGATGCCCGCAACCCTGGTGCACGGCGTCGTCGACACCGTCTTTCGCACCACCCTGCAACGCTCGGGGAGCGTCGTGGGTGCGCGATTCCATCCGGGCGGCTTCGCTGCCCGTTTCGGACGTGACGTGTCGGCCTACACCGGCCGGGTCGTACCGGTCGACGACGAGCTGTTCGGACCCGCGTTCACTGTCGACGCTGAGCGCGAGCGGGCGGGCCGGTGCCTGGACGACGCGATCGCCGATCATCACCGCGAGCCTGACGCCACCTATCGGTCGCTGCGGAGGCTGTTGGACGGCATCCGCGACGACCACGCCGTCCGCCGCGTCGAGCAGTTGATGGAGCGGTCGCCGTGGAGCACCCGCACCACGCAACGGGTGTTCCAGCGTTATGTCGGCGTGACACCGAAATGGGTGCTGTGCCGGTACCGGCTGCAGCGGGCCGCACTGGACATCGAAACGCGGTCGGCCATCGATCTCGCCGACCTCGCGGTGCGCCACGGTTGGTATGACCAAGCCCATTTCAGCCACGACTTCCGGACCATGTTGGGCTGTGCCCCAGGCGAATACGCGAACACCTACCGAGCGTGA